The Juglans microcarpa x Juglans regia isolate MS1-56 chromosome 2S, Jm3101_v1.0, whole genome shotgun sequence genome has a window encoding:
- the LOC121251835 gene encoding peroxidase P7-like, with amino-acid sequence MASMITQFLITFSIISLLPYFSHAKLSPNFYARTCPTLQTIVRNEMTRAVNAEPRMGASILRLFFHDCFVQGCDASILLDDTPTFTGEKNALPNRNSVRGFEVIDTIKTRVEAACNATVSCADILALAARDGVVLLQGSPWIVPLGRRDSRTANQSAANTQLPPPFANLTTLISLFADKGLNARDMTALSGAHTIGQAQCLSFRTRIYNDTNINTNFAIARKAGCPVSGGDNNLAPLDVQTQNRFDNRYYKNLLALRGLLHSDQELFNGGSQDALVRIYSNDDAAFDADFAAAMVKMGNISPLTGTDGEIRKNCRVVN; translated from the exons ATGGCGTCCATGATAACCCAGTTCCTTATTACATTCTCCATCATCTCTCTTTTACCCTACTTTTCCCATGCAAAACTCTCTCCCAATTTCTACGCAAGAACTTGCCCTACTCTCCAAACTATCGTGCGAAATGAAATGACTCGAGCTGTCAATGCGGAGCCACGTATGGGTGCCTCTATTCTTCGCTTGTTCTTCCACGACTGCTTCGTACAA GGCTGCGATGCATCGATTCTACTGGACGACACGCCCACTTTCACAGGTGAAAAGAATGCACTCCCAAATAGGAATTCAGTAAGGGGTTTCGAGGTGATTGATACCATTAAAACTCGCGTGGAAGCTGCCTGCAACGCTACTGTATCTTGTGCTGATATTTTGGCACTTGCAGCTCGAGATGGTGTGGTCTTG CTGCAAGGATCCCCATGGATAGTACCGCTAGGCAGGAGAGACTCAAGAACAGCCAACCAGAGCGCAGCCAACACCCAACTTCCCCCTCCATTCGCCAACCTTACAACCCTGATCTCCTTGTTTGCCGACAAAGGCCTAAACGCTCGTGACATGACGGCTCTCTCCGGCGCCCACACGATAGGCCAAGCTCAATGTTTGTCGTTCCGGACTCGCATATACAACGACACCAACATCAACACCAACTTTGCCATTGCTCGAAAGGCCGGTTGCCCGGTTTCTGGTGGTGATAATAATTTAGCACCGCTTGACGTACAGACCCAGAACAGGTTCGATAATAGGTACTACAAGAACCTCTTGGCTCTACGTGGGCTTCTGCATTCAGACCAAGAGCTATTTAATGGCGGCTCTCAAGATGCATTGGTGAGGATCTATAGTAACGACGATGCAGCTTTTGATGCTGATTTTGCTGCTGCCATGGTGAAAATGGGCAATATTAGCCCACTCACCGGGACAGATGGGGAGATTAGAAAGAACTGCAGGGTCGTAAACTGA